In Hydractinia symbiolongicarpus strain clone_291-10 chromosome 4, HSymV2.1, whole genome shotgun sequence, the following proteins share a genomic window:
- the LOC130641831 gene encoding islet cell autoantigen 1-like, producing MYQGGQGHYPVQSYRDDDGDYGNQSYGYNYRNYRMPNETGIKGKIEQKYWRSKQKVIEKLGKDQDEHVIAGDAEVDARLEAFRHIKMTCIQLMAAIEFYQNKIFALSQDENEMGRFLRDQGTTDKTKAGKMMIAVGKAQSFAAQQRLCLRSSLARLHAEMETFRFRAIQDTQLTVDKMEQARSDYRARLLWMADVSKELDPDHYKRLDKFRDVQFQVKAAKKLFDKLKGDVIQKIDLLSASRCNLLSATLEPYQAAMVKFLRSTAKSYNEVYQQYQGHPSYQFNILKHIIPNNGIVDDDDEEVEEKRRESKRHRNKKTKAIEPAKEVTEQATEEGNSNVAEDKLISFDSSPSEENSAALQNVQSINTPQQPQEDLLGGLHQSEDISPGFGDYASDERTKIGESGFEDLLGKFEENNLLAGTIGESAETSLLGDVKDGGFAQPKAPATLAPSVDDLLFGSPLRQIDDAQKSDLDILSDVLNNQSLGITETEHNDSFSGQWQSMFGAQDVPDNKPTDESVNSEIDVDTKSDQMFMPSFLLDQMRKADPVAMTQGAPKGFTSVKDSDKVSKTPPQSRKSKKKEGKDMSAWFNLFADLDPLANPDEVGATAEASDGKQAC from the exons ATGTACCAAGGAGGACAAGG GCACTACCCTGTCCAATCTTATCGCGATGATGATGGTGACTATGGAAATCAAAGCTATGGTTACAACTATCGAAACTATAGAATGCCAAATGAAACTGGCATTAAGGGAAAAATCGAACAAAAGTATTGGCGGTCGAAACAAAAGGTGATAGAAAAACTTGGCAAAGATCAGGATGAACATGTGATTGCAGGTGATGCAGAAGTTGATGCGAGATTAGAG GCTTTTCGTCATATTAAAATGACTTGCATACAGTTGATGGCAGCCATTGAGTTTTACCAGAATAAAATATTTG CTCTGTCACAAGATGAGAACGAGATGGGACGTTTTTTACGTGACCAAGGTACAACAGATAAAACAAAAGCTGGCAAAATGATGATAGCTGTCGGTAAAGCACAAAGTTTTGCTGCTCAACAAAG ATTGTGTCTGAGATCTTCGCTAGCTCGTTTACATGCTGAAATGGAAACGTTTCGATTTCGGGCTATCCAAGACACGCAGTTGACAGTGGATAAGATGGAGCAAGCGCGTTCCGATTACAGAGCCCGACTGCTGTGGATGGCAGATGTATCGAAAGAACTAGACCCTGATCATTACAAACGACTCGATAAGTTTCGCGAC GTGCAATTTCAAGTAAAAGCAGCTAAAAAATTATTCGATAAATTAAAAGGAGATGTGATTCAAAAAATCGACCTGTTATCAGCGAGTAGATGCAACCTGCTCTCAGCCACTCTAGAACCCTATCAAGCTGCCATGGTGAAGTTTTTAAGGTCAACTGCGAAGAGCTACAACGAAGTCTATCAACAATATCAGGGCCATCCCTCCTATCAGTTCAACATACTAAAACACATCATTCCAAACAACGGCATTGTTGACGACGACGATGAAGAAGTGGAAGAGAAACGTAGGGAGTCGAAAAGGCATAGGAATAAGAAAACGAAAGCAATCGAGCCAGCGAAAGAAGTTACTGAACAAGCAACGGAGGAAGGTAATTCGAACGTAGCCGAAGATAAGTTAATATCGTTCGATTCGTCACCGAGTGAAGAGAACTCTGCTGCTCTTCAAAACGTTCAAAGCATAAATACTCCACAACAACCACAAGAAGACTTGCTGGGTGGGTTACACCAGTCTGAAGATATCAGCCCTGGATTTGGTGATTACGCATCAGATGAACGTACAAAGATCGGTGAAAGCG GGTTCGAGGATCTTCTTGGGAAATTTGAAGAAAACAACCTTTTAGCAGGTACTATCGGCGAATCAGCAGAAACTTCCTTGCTTGGTGATGTGAAAGATGGCGGATTTGCACAGCCAAAAg CTCCTGCTACCCTTGCGCCGTCCGTTGACGACTTGTTATTTGGTTCACCGTTACGTCAAATCGACGACGCACAAAAGTCGGATCTCGATATTTTGTCTGACGTGCTTAACAACCAGTCGTTAGGAATAACAGAGACAGAACACAATGATTCGTTCTCTGGTCAGTGGCAATCGATGTTCGGCGCTCAAGATGTTCCAGATAACAAACCTACGGATGAAAGCGTTAACTCAGAAATAGACGTCGACACGAAAAGCGATCAGATGTTTATGCCGTCATTTTTATTGGATCAAATGCGTAAAGCTGACCCTGTAGCTATGACGCAAGGCGCACCTAAGGGTTTCACATCTGTAAAGGACTCTGATAAAGTTAGTAAGACACCTCCGCAATCCCGTAAGAGTAAGAAAAAAGAAGGCAAAGATATGTCAGCTTGGTTCAATTTATTTGCTGATCTCGATCCTCTCGCTAATCCAGATGAAGTTGGAGCTACAGCAGAAGCGAGTGACGGGAAACAAGCTTGTTAA